A window from Akkermansia muciniphila encodes these proteins:
- the lpdA gene encoding dihydrolipoyl dehydrogenase yields MQYDLIVIGGGPAGYVGAIRAAQLGKSVVCVEHDRVGGTCLNWGCIPTKALLKNAEAYLTVTARAKEFGMTVEGVSVDWSEVIGRSRKVSDRLAGGVGFLFKKNKVDSVTGEASIIAPGKVEVKAADGTTSVLEGKNILISTGCVTRTVPSLPLNGTTIIGSKEAMVLEKRPESMVIIGSGAIGTEFAYIYNSFGTKVTLIEALPRMLPNEDDDSCQTLERAFKKQGIKVMTGASVESVTETCDGKVKANVKNSKGQEEEITADVCLVAIGVKPVVPAAPGLELTEKGFIKVNDRYATSIPGVYAAGDVIGGVLLAHTATFEAVQAVEGMFNPDYQPRQVGFFPSCTYCYPQVASVGKTERALKEAGVEYKVGKFPFQAIGKAVAAGETDGFVKTLYGAKHGELLGAHIVGPEATELIATLGIGIQAELTDEDIHATIFAHPTLSEAIHESMLASEGIAIHM; encoded by the coding sequence ATGCAATATGATCTCATCGTCATTGGTGGAGGCCCTGCCGGCTATGTGGGCGCCATCCGCGCCGCCCAGCTGGGAAAATCCGTGGTGTGCGTGGAACACGACCGGGTAGGGGGCACCTGTTTGAACTGGGGTTGCATCCCCACCAAGGCGCTTCTGAAAAATGCGGAGGCCTACCTGACCGTGACGGCCCGGGCCAAGGAATTCGGCATGACGGTGGAAGGCGTCAGCGTGGACTGGAGCGAGGTGATCGGCCGTTCCCGCAAGGTCAGCGACCGCCTGGCCGGCGGCGTGGGTTTCCTGTTTAAGAAAAACAAGGTGGACTCCGTTACGGGAGAAGCCTCCATCATTGCCCCCGGCAAGGTGGAAGTGAAGGCCGCCGACGGAACGACGAGCGTTCTGGAAGGGAAAAACATCCTGATCAGCACCGGCTGCGTCACCCGCACGGTGCCCAGCCTGCCCCTCAACGGCACCACCATCATCGGTTCCAAGGAAGCCATGGTGCTGGAAAAGCGGCCTGAAAGCATGGTCATCATCGGTTCCGGCGCCATTGGCACGGAATTCGCCTACATTTACAACTCCTTCGGCACCAAGGTAACGCTCATTGAAGCGCTTCCGCGCATGCTTCCCAATGAAGACGACGACTCCTGCCAGACGCTGGAACGCGCGTTCAAGAAGCAGGGCATCAAGGTCATGACGGGAGCCTCCGTGGAATCCGTCACGGAAACCTGCGACGGCAAGGTCAAGGCCAACGTGAAAAACAGCAAGGGACAGGAAGAGGAAATCACGGCGGACGTCTGCCTGGTGGCCATCGGCGTGAAGCCGGTCGTTCCCGCCGCTCCCGGCCTGGAGCTGACGGAAAAGGGATTCATCAAGGTGAATGACCGTTACGCCACATCCATTCCCGGCGTTTACGCGGCGGGCGACGTGATCGGCGGCGTGCTGCTGGCGCATACGGCCACCTTTGAAGCTGTGCAGGCCGTGGAAGGCATGTTTAATCCGGACTACCAGCCCAGGCAGGTCGGCTTCTTCCCCAGCTGCACGTACTGCTACCCGCAGGTGGCTTCCGTGGGTAAAACGGAACGCGCCCTCAAGGAAGCGGGCGTGGAGTACAAGGTGGGCAAATTCCCCTTCCAGGCCATTGGCAAGGCTGTGGCCGCCGGAGAAACGGACGGCTTCGTGAAAACCCTGTACGGCGCCAAACACGGCGAACTGCTGGGCGCCCACATCGTAGGGCCGGAAGCCACGGAACTCATTGCCACGCTG